The proteins below are encoded in one region of Micromonospora sp. DSM 45708:
- a CDS encoding galactose-binding domain-containing protein: MSRFRTRMVAVLAAVGLAVTAAPAPPALAAGGPNLAAGRPASASSVNGSFVAANLTDGNQGSYWESSGALPQWAQVDLGTSRAVDQVVLKLPAAWEARNQTLSVQASADGSGFTTVVASAARAFSPAAGNTVTLGFSATNARYLRVAVSANTGWAAAQLAELEVYGTASSSTNLALGKTMTESGHSDVYGAGNANDGNAATYWESPNNAFPQWIQADLGTATSVNRLVLRLPTGWGARNQTLTVQGSTNGSTFGTLVASASYAFDPAGGNTVTVTVPTASTRYLRLLFTANSAWPAGQLSELEIYGPATGDTQAPSAPGSLAFTEPATDQVRLTWTASTDNVGVTGYDVYANGVLRTSVGGTTLTFTDTQPAGTTVAYYVRARDAAGNVSANSNTVTRTGNTGDTTAPTAPGNLAYTQPASGQIRLTWTASTDNVGVTGYEVWANGVLRTSVGGSTLTFTDSQPDSATVSYQVRARDAAGNVSANSNTVTRTGSTTGGTNLAVGKPATASSVVHVFNAANAVDNDVATYWEGAPGAYPSTLTVALGANASISAVVVKLNPDPAWGARTQTFQVLGREQSASGFTSLVGSATYSFNPNTGNTVTVPVSATTADVRLQFTANSGSSNGQVAEFQVIGVPAANPDLTVTALTASPAAPVETDAITLSATVRNAGTAASAATTVNLYLGTTKVGTAAVGALAAGASTTVSASIGARDAGSYQLTAKVDESNTVIEQNEANNSYTNPTALTVSPVASSDLVASAVTWSPGTPAAGATVSFAVTLRNQGTIASASGAHGITLTVLNDAGTVVRTLTGAYSGTIAAGATAGPVSLGTWTAANGRYTVRVVLADDANELPVKRQNNTSDRPLFVGRGANLGYDAYEAEDGSVGGGAQVIGPNRTIGDLAGEASGRRAVTLNTTGAYVEWTTKSAANALVTRFSIPDAPGGGGIDSTLNVYVNGVLHKPISLTSKHIWLYGAEAAPSDSPSAGAPRHLYDEANVLLNATVPAGSRIRLQKDPANSTTYAIDFVNTELVSPRANPDPTRYKVPTGFSHADVQNALDAVRMDTTGTLVGVYLPAGTYETAQKLQVYGKAVKVVGAGMWYTRFQTPTNQQNTDAGFRVESSASGSTFAHLAFFGNYTNRIDGPGKVWGELKDVDNLTLDSVWVEHTVCAYWGVSVDGLTIRDSRFRNTFADAVNMTNGSTNALVTNSEGRSNGDDAFALFSATDQGGSGGNHGNVFENLTATLTWRAAGIAVYGGYDNIFRNLYIADQLTYSGITISSLDFGYPFVGFGASPPTRFENISLIRSGGHFWGAQTFPAMWLFSASKEFRGIRVTDVDIVDPTYSGIMFQTKYTGSQPENPITDTVLTNVSISGARRSGDAFDAKSGFGIWVNEMPEAGQGPAVGSATFTNLRLTDNYQDIKNTTSTFTIVRN; this comes from the coding sequence ATGTCCAGATTCCGTACCCGAATGGTCGCGGTGCTCGCCGCGGTCGGCCTGGCCGTCACCGCGGCGCCGGCCCCGCCGGCCCTGGCCGCCGGCGGCCCGAACCTCGCCGCCGGCCGGCCCGCCAGCGCCAGCAGCGTCAACGGCTCGTTCGTGGCCGCCAACCTGACCGACGGCAACCAGGGCAGCTACTGGGAGAGCAGCGGCGCGCTACCCCAGTGGGCGCAGGTCGACCTCGGCACCAGCCGCGCCGTCGACCAGGTCGTGCTCAAGCTCCCGGCCGCCTGGGAGGCCCGCAACCAGACGCTGTCCGTGCAGGCCAGCGCCGACGGCAGCGGCTTCACCACGGTCGTCGCGTCCGCCGCCCGCGCGTTCAGCCCGGCCGCCGGCAACACCGTGACGCTCGGCTTCTCCGCCACCAACGCCCGCTACCTGCGCGTGGCCGTCAGCGCGAACACCGGCTGGGCCGCCGCCCAACTCGCCGAGCTGGAGGTCTACGGCACCGCCAGCTCCTCGACCAACCTGGCGCTCGGCAAGACCATGACCGAGAGCGGCCACTCCGACGTGTACGGGGCCGGCAACGCCAACGACGGCAACGCGGCCACCTACTGGGAGAGCCCGAACAACGCGTTCCCGCAGTGGATCCAGGCCGACCTGGGCACCGCCACCAGCGTCAACCGGCTGGTGCTGCGGCTGCCCACCGGCTGGGGCGCGCGCAACCAGACGCTGACGGTGCAGGGCAGCACCAACGGCTCCACGTTCGGCACGCTCGTCGCGTCCGCGTCGTACGCGTTCGACCCGGCCGGCGGCAACACGGTCACCGTCACCGTGCCCACCGCGTCCACCCGCTACCTGCGGCTGCTGTTCACCGCGAACAGCGCCTGGCCGGCCGGGCAGCTCTCCGAGCTGGAGATCTACGGCCCGGCGACCGGCGACACCCAGGCGCCCAGCGCGCCGGGCAGTCTCGCGTTCACCGAGCCGGCCACCGACCAGGTGCGGCTGACCTGGACCGCGTCGACCGACAACGTCGGCGTCACCGGCTACGACGTGTACGCCAACGGCGTGCTGCGCACCAGCGTCGGCGGCACCACGCTGACCTTCACCGACACCCAGCCGGCCGGCACCACCGTCGCCTACTACGTGCGGGCCCGCGACGCGGCCGGGAACGTGTCGGCGAACAGCAACACGGTGACCCGCACCGGCAACACCGGCGACACCACCGCGCCGACCGCGCCCGGCAACCTCGCCTACACCCAGCCGGCCAGCGGGCAGATCCGGTTGACCTGGACGGCGTCCACCGACAACGTGGGCGTCACCGGCTACGAGGTGTGGGCCAACGGCGTGCTGCGCACCAGCGTCGGCGGCTCCACGCTGACGTTCACCGACAGCCAGCCGGACAGCGCCACCGTCTCCTACCAGGTGCGGGCCCGCGACGCGGCCGGGAACGTGTCGGCGAACAGCAACACGGTGACCCGCACCGGCAGCACCACCGGCGGCACCAACCTGGCGGTCGGCAAGCCGGCCACCGCCTCCTCCGTGGTGCACGTGTTCAACGCCGCCAACGCGGTCGACAACGACGTCGCCACCTACTGGGAGGGCGCGCCGGGCGCGTACCCGAGCACGCTGACCGTGGCGCTGGGCGCGAACGCCAGCATCAGCGCGGTGGTGGTGAAGCTCAACCCGGACCCGGCGTGGGGCGCGCGTACCCAGACGTTCCAGGTGCTCGGGCGGGAGCAGTCCGCGTCCGGGTTCACCAGCCTGGTCGGCTCCGCGACGTACTCCTTCAACCCGAACACCGGCAACACGGTGACCGTCCCGGTCTCCGCGACCACCGCGGACGTCCGGTTGCAGTTCACCGCGAACTCCGGCTCCTCCAACGGCCAGGTCGCGGAGTTCCAGGTCATCGGCGTGCCGGCGGCCAACCCGGACCTGACCGTCACCGCCCTGACCGCCTCGCCCGCCGCGCCGGTCGAGACCGACGCGATCACGCTGTCCGCCACCGTGCGCAACGCCGGCACCGCCGCGTCCGCCGCCACCACCGTCAACCTCTACCTGGGTACGACGAAGGTCGGCACCGCCGCCGTCGGCGCGCTCGCGGCCGGCGCGTCCACCACCGTCTCGGCGAGCATCGGCGCGCGCGACGCCGGCAGCTACCAGCTCACCGCCAAGGTCGACGAGTCGAACACGGTGATCGAGCAGAACGAGGCGAACAACTCCTACACCAACCCGACCGCGTTGACGGTCAGCCCGGTGGCCAGCTCCGACCTGGTGGCCTCCGCGGTGACCTGGTCGCCCGGCACGCCGGCCGCCGGCGCCACGGTCAGCTTCGCGGTGACGCTGCGCAACCAGGGCACGATCGCGTCGGCGAGCGGCGCGCACGGCATCACGCTCACCGTGCTCAACGACGCCGGCACGGTGGTCCGCACGCTGACCGGCGCGTACTCCGGCACGATCGCCGCCGGGGCCACCGCCGGCCCGGTGTCGCTCGGCACCTGGACCGCCGCCAACGGCCGCTACACGGTGCGGGTGGTGCTCGCCGACGACGCCAACGAGCTGCCGGTGAAGCGGCAGAACAACACAAGTGACCGGCCGCTGTTCGTCGGGCGCGGCGCGAACCTGGGGTACGACGCGTACGAGGCCGAGGACGGCTCGGTCGGCGGCGGCGCGCAGGTGATCGGCCCGAACCGCACCATCGGCGACCTGGCCGGCGAGGCGTCCGGCCGGCGCGCGGTCACGCTCAACACCACCGGCGCGTACGTCGAGTGGACCACCAAGTCGGCCGCGAACGCACTGGTCACCCGCTTCTCCATCCCGGACGCACCGGGCGGCGGCGGGATCGACTCGACGCTCAACGTCTACGTCAACGGCGTGCTGCACAAGCCGATCAGCCTCACCTCCAAGCACATCTGGCTCTACGGCGCGGAGGCCGCCCCCAGCGACTCGCCCAGCGCGGGCGCGCCCCGGCACCTCTACGACGAGGCGAACGTGCTGCTCAACGCCACCGTCCCGGCGGGCAGCCGGATCCGGCTCCAGAAGGACCCGGCCAACAGCACCACGTACGCGATCGACTTCGTCAACACCGAGCTGGTGTCGCCGCGCGCCAACCCGGACCCGACCCGGTACAAGGTGCCCACCGGCTTCAGCCACGCCGACGTGCAGAACGCGCTGGACGCGGTGCGGATGGACACCACCGGCACGCTTGTCGGCGTCTACCTGCCCGCCGGCACCTACGAGACCGCGCAGAAGCTCCAGGTGTACGGCAAGGCGGTGAAGGTCGTCGGCGCGGGCATGTGGTACACCCGCTTCCAGACGCCGACGAACCAGCAGAACACCGACGCCGGGTTCCGGGTCGAGTCCTCGGCCAGCGGGTCGACCTTCGCCCACCTGGCGTTCTTCGGCAACTACACCAACCGGATCGACGGTCCGGGCAAGGTGTGGGGCGAGTTGAAGGACGTGGACAACCTGACGCTGGACAGCGTCTGGGTGGAGCACACCGTCTGCGCGTACTGGGGGGTGAGCGTGGACGGGCTGACCATCCGGGACAGCCGGTTCCGCAACACGTTCGCCGACGCGGTGAACATGACCAACGGCAGCACCAACGCGTTGGTCACCAACTCGGAGGGACGCTCCAACGGTGACGACGCGTTCGCGTTGTTCTCCGCCACCGACCAGGGCGGCTCCGGCGGAAACCACGGCAACGTGTTCGAGAACCTGACCGCCACGCTGACCTGGCGGGCGGCCGGCATCGCCGTGTACGGCGGCTACGACAACATCTTCCGCAACCTCTACATCGCCGACCAGTTGACGTACTCGGGCATCACCATCAGCTCGCTGGACTTCGGCTACCCGTTCGTCGGGTTCGGCGCGAGCCCGCCCACCCGGTTCGAGAACATCTCGCTGATCCGCTCGGGCGGGCATTTCTGGGGCGCGCAGACGTTCCCCGCGATGTGGTTGTTCTCCGCGTCCAAGGAGTTCCGCGGCATCCGGGTGACCGACGTGGACATCGTGGACCCGACGTACTCCGGAATCATGTTCCAGACCAAGTACACCGGCAGCCAGCCGGAGAACCCGATCACCGACACGGTGCTCACCAACGTGTCGATCTCCGGGGCGCGGCGCAGCGGTGACGCGTTCGACGCGAAGTCCGGCTTCGGCATCTGGGTCAACGAGATGCCCGAGGCGGGCCAGGGCCCGGCCGTCGGCTCGGCCACGTTCACGAACCTGCGCCTGACCGACAACTACCAGGACATCAAGAACACGACCAGCACGTTCACCATCGTCCGCAACTGA
- a CDS encoding galactose-binding domain-containing protein, whose product MAEHRTAHRHRTTGLAALAAAALAASTLTVVALTSTATPAQAAGLSPFDIAGRGATVPFREQEAEQVAHNGTKIGPDRRYGTLPSEASGREAVTLDAVGEYVEFTLAAPANAVTFRYSLPDNAAGTGRDAAIDLRANGTLVKAVPVTSRYGWYYGGYPFNNNPGDTNPHHFYDETRAMFGTTYPAGTKIRLQVSSTAQSPTFTIDLADFELVAAPISKPSGVLDVVTDFGADPTGATDSTAKFQAAVDAGKAQGKAVWIPSGTFTLWDHVVVDGVTLRGAGPWYSVLGGRHPTDRKRAAGIYGKYVPGGGYSGEIRSHEAGGPSRNVTLRDFAIIGDIRERVDEDQVNALGGAMTDSVVDNLWLQHTKVGAWMDGPMDNFTIRNSRILDQTADGVNFHWGVTNSTVTNTFVRNTGDDALAMWAQSVPNVGNSFTHNTIGVTILANHLVTYGGRNITIADNVTADSVTNGGGIHVANRYPGVTGPTAVAGTITVARNTLIRNGNSDYNWNFGVGAIWFSALNEPIQGAAITVTDTDILDSSYAALHWIEGQTSGISFSNVRIDGAGTYALQVQAPSQVSFTNVRATNIAQANPMHNCVGSGFQITQGSGNSGWYTATPYCGPWPQPQWGNGPSSPPPTSVPPTTAPPTTAPPTTAPPTTPPPTGGNLALGRPATATSVNQTYAAGNAVDGNATSYWESANNAFPQSVTVDLGASRTVDRVVLKLPAGWERRTETLSVLGSTDGSSYSTLAASAGRVFDPAAGNSVSIALPSGARRYVRVTVTGNTGWPAAQLSELEVYGGGTTTPPPTTTPPSTPPPTTAPPTGNLAAGRPVAETSHADVYGAGNTVDGNVNTYWESANNAFPQSVTVDLGSARPVARVVLKLPPSAAWQTRTQTVAVLGSTDGASFTTLKSAAGYTFDPAGGNTVSVALPAGDRRFVRLTFTGNTGWPAGQLSEFEVYAS is encoded by the coding sequence ATGGCCGAGCACCGCACCGCGCACCGCCACCGCACCACCGGGCTGGCGGCCCTGGCCGCCGCCGCGCTCGCCGCCTCGACACTCACCGTCGTGGCGTTGACCTCCACCGCCACCCCGGCGCAGGCCGCCGGGCTGTCCCCGTTCGACATCGCCGGCCGCGGCGCCACCGTCCCGTTCCGGGAGCAGGAGGCGGAGCAGGTCGCGCACAACGGCACGAAGATCGGCCCGGACCGACGCTACGGCACGCTGCCGTCCGAGGCGTCCGGCCGGGAGGCGGTCACGCTCGACGCGGTCGGGGAGTACGTCGAGTTCACGCTCGCCGCTCCCGCGAACGCGGTCACGTTCCGCTACAGCCTGCCGGACAACGCCGCCGGCACCGGCCGGGACGCCGCCATCGACCTGCGTGCGAACGGCACGCTGGTCAAGGCCGTGCCGGTCACCTCCCGGTACGGCTGGTACTACGGCGGTTACCCGTTCAACAACAACCCGGGTGACACCAACCCGCACCACTTCTACGACGAGACCCGGGCGATGTTCGGCACCACCTACCCGGCCGGCACGAAGATCCGCCTCCAGGTCTCCTCGACCGCGCAGTCGCCCACGTTCACCATCGACCTGGCCGACTTCGAGCTGGTCGCCGCGCCCATCAGCAAGCCGTCCGGCGTGCTGGACGTGGTCACCGACTTCGGCGCGGACCCGACCGGCGCCACCGACTCCACCGCGAAGTTCCAGGCCGCGGTGGACGCCGGCAAGGCGCAGGGGAAGGCGGTGTGGATCCCGTCCGGCACGTTCACGCTCTGGGACCACGTGGTGGTCGACGGCGTGACGCTGCGCGGCGCGGGGCCGTGGTACTCGGTGCTCGGCGGCCGGCACCCCACCGACCGCAAGCGCGCCGCCGGCATCTACGGCAAGTACGTGCCCGGCGGCGGCTACTCCGGTGAGATCCGCTCGCACGAGGCCGGTGGACCGAGCCGCAACGTCACGCTGCGGGACTTCGCCATCATCGGCGACATCCGGGAGCGGGTCGACGAGGACCAGGTCAACGCGCTCGGCGGCGCGATGACCGACTCGGTGGTGGACAACCTCTGGTTGCAGCACACCAAGGTCGGCGCCTGGATGGACGGGCCGATGGACAACTTCACCATCCGCAACAGCCGCATCCTGGACCAGACCGCCGACGGGGTGAACTTCCACTGGGGCGTCACCAACTCCACGGTGACCAACACGTTCGTCCGCAACACCGGTGACGACGCGCTGGCCATGTGGGCGCAGAGCGTGCCGAACGTCGGCAACTCGTTCACCCACAACACCATCGGCGTGACGATCCTGGCGAACCACCTCGTCACGTACGGCGGGCGGAACATCACCATCGCCGACAACGTGACCGCCGACTCGGTGACCAACGGCGGTGGCATCCACGTCGCGAACCGCTATCCCGGCGTCACCGGGCCGACGGCGGTGGCCGGCACCATCACGGTGGCCCGCAACACGCTGATCCGTAACGGCAACTCCGACTACAACTGGAACTTCGGGGTCGGCGCGATCTGGTTCTCCGCGCTCAACGAGCCGATCCAGGGCGCGGCCATCACCGTCACCGACACCGACATCCTGGACAGCTCGTACGCGGCGCTGCACTGGATCGAGGGGCAGACCAGCGGCATCTCGTTCAGCAACGTGCGCATCGACGGCGCGGGCACGTACGCGCTCCAGGTGCAGGCGCCCAGCCAGGTCAGTTTCACCAACGTGCGGGCCACCAACATCGCGCAGGCCAACCCGATGCACAACTGCGTGGGCAGCGGCTTCCAGATCACCCAGGGCAGCGGCAACTCCGGCTGGTACACGGCCACCCCGTACTGCGGGCCGTGGCCGCAGCCGCAGTGGGGCAACGGCCCGTCCAGCCCGCCGCCCACCAGCGTGCCGCCGACCACCGCGCCCCCGACCACGGCCCCGCCGACCACCGCGCCGCCGACCACGCCGCCGCCGACCGGCGGGAACCTGGCCCTCGGCCGGCCGGCGACCGCCACCAGCGTCAACCAGACGTACGCGGCCGGCAACGCGGTCGACGGCAACGCGACCAGTTACTGGGAGAGCGCCAACAACGCGTTCCCGCAGTCGGTGACCGTCGACCTCGGCGCGTCGCGCACGGTCGACCGGGTGGTGCTCAAGCTCCCCGCCGGCTGGGAGCGCCGCACCGAGACGCTCTCCGTGCTCGGCTCCACCGACGGCTCCTCCTACAGCACGCTCGCCGCGTCGGCGGGCCGCGTGTTCGACCCGGCGGCCGGCAACAGCGTGTCGATCGCGCTGCCGTCCGGCGCCCGCCGCTACGTCCGGGTCACCGTCACCGGCAACACCGGCTGGCCGGCGGCCCAGCTCAGTGAGCTGGAGGTGTACGGCGGCGGCACGACCACCCCGCCGCCGACCACCACCCCGCCGTCGACCCCGCCGCCGACCACCGCGCCGCCGACCGGCAACCTGGCCGCCGGCCGGCCGGTCGCGGAGACCAGCCACGCCGACGTCTACGGCGCCGGCAACACGGTCGACGGCAACGTGAACACCTACTGGGAGAGCGCCAACAACGCGTTCCCGCAGTCGGTGACCGTCGACCTGGGCAGCGCCCGGCCGGTGGCCCGGGTGGTGCTCAAGCTGCCGCCGTCGGCGGCCTGGCAGACCCGCACCCAGACGGTGGCCGTGCTCGGCTCCACCGACGGCGCGTCGTTCACCACGCTCAAGTCGGCGGCCGGCTACACGTTCGACCCGGCAGGCGGCAACACCGTGTCGGTCGCGCTGCCCGCCGGTGACCGCCGCTTCGTGCGGCTGACCTTCACCGGCAACACCGGCTGGCCGGCCGGCCAGCTCTCCGAGTTCGAGGTCTACGCCTCCTGA
- a CDS encoding glycoside hydrolase family 13 protein: protein MVDTSPWWRSAVIYQVYPRSFADGNGDGIGDVAGIRSRLDHLAALGIDAIWFSPWYPSPMADAGYDVSDYRDIDPVFGTLAEVEALIDEAHARGIRTIVDVVPNHCSDAHPWFQAALAGGPDAPERDLFWFRAGRGPDGSRPPTDWTGEFGGPTWTRTTDPDGSPGDWYLHLFAPQQPDFNWDHPRVRAEFEDVLRFWFDRGVDGIRIDSAGLLVKDGTLPEVHPDRPHPFRDQDGVHDVYRAWRRIADSYPGERALVGEVWLPDRQRFANYLRPDELHTAFNFDFLGCAWDAAAMRDSIDGTLAAHAPVGAPATWVLSNHDVTRHVTRYGRADTTFSFAAKREGIPTDLELGTRRARAAALLSLALPGAAYVYQGEELGLWEVEDIPYELRQDPMWERSGRVDPGRDGCRVPLPWQGDTPPFGFSPDDATAAPWLPQPADWKDRTARVQTGDPHSMLELYRTALGLRRAEPALGDGALRWLPAPEGVLAFAREPGFACLVNLGREAVPLPAHDRLLLASGPLDDDRLPPDTAVWLRTGSR, encoded by the coding sequence ATGGTCGACACTAGCCCGTGGTGGCGCTCCGCGGTGATCTACCAGGTCTATCCGCGTAGCTTCGCCGACGGCAACGGCGACGGGATCGGTGACGTCGCCGGCATCCGGTCCCGCCTGGACCACCTCGCCGCGCTCGGCATCGACGCGATCTGGTTCAGCCCCTGGTACCCGTCGCCGATGGCCGACGCCGGCTACGACGTGTCCGACTACCGCGACATCGACCCGGTCTTCGGCACGCTCGCCGAGGTCGAGGCGCTGATCGACGAGGCGCACGCGCGGGGCATCCGGACCATCGTCGACGTGGTGCCGAACCACTGCTCGGACGCGCATCCGTGGTTCCAGGCGGCGCTGGCCGGCGGCCCGGACGCGCCCGAGCGGGACCTGTTCTGGTTCCGGGCCGGCCGGGGCCCGGACGGCTCCCGGCCGCCGACCGACTGGACCGGCGAGTTCGGCGGCCCGACCTGGACCCGCACCACCGACCCGGACGGCTCGCCCGGCGACTGGTACCTGCACCTGTTCGCGCCGCAGCAACCGGACTTCAACTGGGACCACCCCCGGGTGCGCGCCGAGTTCGAGGACGTCCTGCGGTTCTGGTTCGACCGGGGCGTGGACGGCATCCGCATCGACTCGGCCGGCCTGCTGGTCAAGGACGGCACGCTGCCCGAGGTCCACCCGGACCGGCCGCACCCGTTCCGCGACCAGGACGGCGTGCACGACGTCTACCGCGCCTGGCGGCGGATCGCCGACAGCTACCCGGGCGAGCGGGCGCTGGTCGGTGAGGTGTGGCTGCCGGACCGGCAGCGGTTCGCGAACTACCTGCGCCCGGACGAGCTGCACACCGCGTTCAACTTCGACTTCCTCGGCTGCGCCTGGGACGCCGCCGCGATGCGGGACAGCATCGACGGCACGCTGGCCGCACACGCGCCGGTCGGCGCGCCGGCCACCTGGGTGCTGTCCAACCACGACGTCACCCGGCACGTCACCCGCTACGGCCGGGCGGACACCACGTTCAGCTTCGCCGCCAAGCGTGAGGGCATCCCCACCGACCTGGAACTCGGCACCCGCCGGGCCCGCGCCGCCGCGCTGCTCAGCCTCGCGCTGCCCGGTGCCGCCTACGTCTACCAGGGCGAGGAGCTGGGGCTCTGGGAGGTCGAGGACATCCCGTACGAGCTGCGGCAGGACCCGATGTGGGAACGCTCCGGACGGGTCGACCCGGGCCGTGACGGCTGCCGGGTGCCGCTGCCCTGGCAGGGCGACACGCCGCCGTTCGGGTTCAGCCCCGACGACGCCACCGCCGCGCCGTGGCTGCCGCAGCCGGCGGACTGGAAGGACCGTACCGCCCGCGTCCAGACCGGCGACCCGCACTCGATGCTGGAGCTGTACCGGACGGCGCTGGGCCTGCGCCGGGCCGAACCGGCGCTCGGCGACGGCGCGTTGCGCTGGCTGCCCGCGCCGGAGGGGGTGCTCGCGTTCGCCCGCGAACCGGGCTTCGCCTGCCTGGTCAACCTGGGCCGGGAGGCCGTGCCGCTGCCCGCACACGACCGGCTGCTGCTGGCCAGCGGTCCACTCGACGACGACCGGCTGCCACCGGACACCGCGGTCTGGCTGCGTACCGGATCGCGCTGA
- a CDS encoding carbohydrate ABC transporter permease: MAVDSTTRTLISPAQLRRGRGRVLYWAVLAVVVAAFTLVFLGPLYWMVTGALKSGQEIAQTPPSLFPRDPQPQNYVDAWTNLDLAKLLFNTFYYATGAVLFQLVFDTAAAYALSKLRPVLGGVILGLMLATLMIPAMVLIVPQYVTVIDLPIVHVNLLDSPFAIWLPLVANAFNIFLLKRFFDSIPEDLMSAAVMDGASPLRTLWSIVLPMSRPILGVVAIFAVTAVWKDFLWPKLVMPSPETRTVSVGIYAFAGGTPMNVVIAASVIAAIPTVVLFLIFQRNIMSGLTTGGLKG, from the coding sequence ATGGCAGTCGACTCCACCACCCGTACCCTCATCTCCCCGGCCCAACTGCGGCGCGGACGCGGCCGGGTCCTCTACTGGGCCGTGCTCGCCGTCGTGGTGGCGGCGTTCACGCTGGTCTTCCTCGGCCCGCTGTACTGGATGGTCACCGGCGCGCTCAAGAGCGGCCAGGAGATCGCGCAGACGCCGCCGTCGCTGTTCCCGCGCGACCCGCAGCCGCAGAACTACGTCGACGCGTGGACCAACCTCGACCTGGCGAAGCTGCTGTTCAACACGTTCTACTACGCCACCGGCGCGGTGCTGTTCCAGCTCGTGTTCGACACCGCCGCGGCGTACGCGTTGTCGAAGCTGCGCCCGGTGCTGGGTGGCGTGATCCTCGGCCTGATGCTGGCGACCTTGATGATCCCGGCGATGGTGCTGATCGTCCCGCAGTACGTGACCGTGATCGACCTGCCGATCGTGCACGTCAACCTGCTCGACTCACCGTTCGCGATCTGGCTGCCGCTGGTCGCCAACGCGTTCAACATCTTCCTGCTCAAGCGGTTCTTCGATTCGATCCCGGAGGATCTGATGTCGGCCGCCGTGATGGACGGCGCGTCGCCGCTGCGCACGCTCTGGTCGATCGTGCTGCCGATGTCCCGTCCGATCCTCGGCGTGGTCGCGATCTTCGCGGTGACCGCGGTCTGGAAGGACTTCCTCTGGCCGAAGCTGGTCATGCCGTCACCGGAGACGCGCACGGTCAGCGTCGGCATCTACGCCTTCGCCGGCGGCACCCCGATGAACGTGGTGATCGCCGCGTCGGTGATCGCCGCGATCCCGACCGTCGTGCTGTTCCTGATCTTCCAACGGAACATCATGTCCGGCCTGACCACCGGCGGTCTCAAGGGCTGA
- a CDS encoding carbohydrate ABC transporter permease, with the protein MALTTAPGATRRPGRPAPPPRQTAARRAGLGRKVRDNLTGHTFLIGAVACFAVFSWYPMVRGVVMSFQRTRRGETTWVGWDNYTRIIADPSFWTAWKNTFVFTGLALVLGYAVPFFVAILLNELRHAKGYLRALVYLPVMLPPASALFLFKFYAYDPSEAGLFNAVLTALGLPTSEWMQSPTMTMPAMVLASTWMNMGGAVLIYLAALQNIPGELYEAAEIDGAGVWRRIVHVTIPQTRLILALLAMLQIVATMQLFIEPLILANGAGTQDSATSVAYLIYQHGFFQNDLNGAAALGVIMLVVLAGFSAVYVRLTARQD; encoded by the coding sequence TTGGCGCTCACCACCGCCCCGGGTGCCACCCGCCGGCCCGGCCGTCCCGCACCGCCGCCGCGGCAGACCGCCGCGCGCCGCGCCGGGCTCGGCCGGAAGGTACGGGACAACCTGACCGGGCACACGTTCCTCATCGGCGCGGTCGCCTGCTTCGCCGTCTTCTCCTGGTACCCGATGGTCCGTGGCGTGGTGATGAGCTTCCAGCGCACCCGGCGCGGCGAGACCACCTGGGTCGGCTGGGACAACTACACCCGGATCATCGCCGACCCGAGCTTCTGGACCGCCTGGAAGAACACGTTCGTCTTCACCGGCCTCGCGCTCGTGCTCGGCTACGCGGTGCCGTTCTTCGTGGCGATCCTGCTCAACGAGCTGCGCCACGCGAAGGGCTACCTGCGGGCGCTGGTCTACCTGCCGGTGATGCTGCCGCCGGCGTCCGCGCTGTTCCTGTTCAAGTTCTACGCGTACGACCCGAGCGAGGCGGGACTGTTCAACGCGGTCCTCACCGCGCTGGGGCTGCCCACCTCGGAGTGGATGCAGTCGCCGACGATGACGATGCCGGCCATGGTGCTGGCGTCGACCTGGATGAACATGGGCGGCGCGGTGCTGATCTACCTGGCCGCGTTGCAGAACATCCCCGGCGAGCTGTACGAGGCCGCCGAGATCGACGGCGCGGGCGTGTGGCGGCGGATCGTGCACGTGACGATCCCGCAGACCCGGCTGATCCTGGCGCTGCTGGCGATGCTCCAGATCGTGGCGACCATGCAGCTCTTCATCGAGCCGCTGATCCTCGCCAACGGCGCCGGCACCCAGGACTCGGCGACGTCGGTGGCGTACCTGATCTATCAGCACGGCTTCTTCCAGAACGACCTCAACGGCGCCGCCGCGCTCGGTGTGATCATGCTGGTGGTGCTGGCCGGGTTCTCCGCCGTCTACGTGCGACTGACCGCGAGACAGGACTAG